In a single window of the Zea mays cultivar B73 chromosome 5, Zm-B73-REFERENCE-NAM-5.0, whole genome shotgun sequence genome:
- the LOC103628601 gene encoding 36.4 kDa proline-rich protein-like, with translation MWQVPEDLGAELGINRYTAFLLSPSSHSLRSPVFPPDVVATRAARRRPHPSEPLLLVAATLLAQATACPYCPPPKPPPPPPLKAKPPPSSTSCPPPPYSSSPSTPTGKCPVNTLKLLVCVDALNGLVHAVIGTKASDTCCPLLSSVADLDVALCLCTTIKAKALSVSLVLPVAISPR, from the exons ATGTGGCAAGTTCCAGagg atcttggcgccgagctaggaattAACCGGTACACCGCGTTTCTTCTTTCTCCTTCCTCCCACTCCCTTCGTTCTCCTGTATTTCCTCCCGACGTCGTCGCCACCAGAGCCGCCCGCCGTCGTCCCCATCCATCAGAGCCCCTCTTGCTGGTCGCGGCCACACTGCTCGCGCAGGCCACGGCCTGCCCCTACTGCCCGCCGCcgaagccgccgccgcctccaccGCTGAAGGCGAAGCCGCCGCCTTCGTCCACGTCGTGCCCTCCCCCGCCCTACTCATCGTCGCCGTCCACGCCGACGGGCAAGTGCCCCGTGAACACGCTCAAGCTGCTCGTGTGCGTGGACGCACTCAACGGCCTCGTGCACGCCGTCATCGGGACCAAGGCCAGCGACACCTGCTGCCCGCTGCTCTCCAGCGTGGCCGACCTCGACGTCGCGCTCTGCCTCTGCACCACCATCAAGGCCAAGGCGCTCAGCGTCAGCCTCGTGCTCCCCGTCGCCATCTCCCCACGGTGA
- the LOC100276773 gene encoding uncharacterized protein isoform X1, with the protein MDHHWRFPAVAGADFCPVCSVRHFPFCPPPPLPPHPFPYDLQPPPPPPPPNPFPYDFHPPPPPPLMWAPPPPGPHDPRSYDLPGWEGPHKRMRLGEAPPFDPYDFVPPPPPGRASVEGDRLLGLIRDHGRNPLPGCLPDGGFGYGGGRLYPRQGCDFADFDQKLPPPMLNDNGFGQGFVPDEGPHRKYFDGANHHFHQFHPEPLPGAPLHPPLPRYPDPHGSHAWHVEAGAVPRPAEPPFPSNHDYRAAPPRLTANSSLFPVLSGSPTTENFPSTAGTLPPAHPMPNKNRHDGHINDEGPGFIYRPQSEQNLIDGRMTSAHYSLENSNVTVINACDLFKQPLRGSRPDHIVVILRGLPGSGKSYLAKALRDLEVDNGANAPRIHSMDDYFMIEVEKKVEDTEGPKSSSASKGRRQLTKKVIEYCYEPEMEETYRSSMLKAFSKTLDEGNFTFVIVDDRNLRVADFAQFWATAKKSGYEVYLLEAPYKDPTGCAARNVHGFTLDEIKKMAADWEEAPPLYLQLDIHSLFHDDNLRGHSIQEVDMDTEDVDDANDATSIIAESSQKAVQDPPNEVMSVGFSKPGEEWNSEVEDGLDSLKELGQSKWSKDFEDETTKSENTEENTHALSGLARTYSTGRKNVSWGDRLEKGGFSIYATKRKLTSSLIIGPGSGYNLVSNPLAEDSSTGTKGKTNNETKKRFSEQLRDEGESFRAVFDKTKQHIGVFENGDEE; encoded by the exons ATGGACCATCATTGGCGCTTCCCTGCGGTCGCCGGCGCCGATTTCTGCCCGGTCTGTTCCGTGCGTCACTTCCCCTTCTGCCCACCGCCGCCTCTCCCGCCGCATCCCTTCCCCTACGACCTCCAGCCGCCGCCACCCCCTCCCCCGCCGAACCCCTTCCCATACGACTTCCACCCGCCGCCCCCACCGCCGCTGATGTGGGCCCCTCCACCTCCTGGGCCGCACGACCCGCGTTCCTACGATCTCCCCGGCTGGGAGGGGCCTCACAAGCGGATGCGCCTGGGCGAGGCGCCACCGTTCGATCCGTACGACTTTGTGCCTCCACCGCCGCCAGGAAGGGCTTCTGTGGAGGGCGATCGGCTGCTCGGCCTGATCCGGGACCATGGCCGCAATCCACTTCCCGGTTGTCTACCTGACGGCGGCTTTGGTTACGGAGGAGGTAGATTATATCCCCGGCAAGGATGTGATTTTGCGGATTTCGACCAAAAGTTGCCACCTCCCATGCTGAATGATAATGGCTTCGGACAAGGTTTTGTGCCAGACGAAGGCCCTCACCGAAAGTATTTTGACGGTGCCAATCACCATTTCCATCAGTTCCACCCAGAGCCATTGCCTGGTGCGCCGCTGCACCCTCCACTGCCTCGCTACCCTGATCCCCATGGTTCACATGCTTGGCATGTTGAGGCAGGTGCTGTGCCACGGCCAGCAGAGCCTCCATTCCCCTCTAACCATGATTACCGTGCTGCACCGCCACGGTTGACTGCAAATTCATCATTGTTTCCTGTCCTTTCTGGTTCGCCAACAACGGAAAATTTTCCATCAACCGCTGGTACCTTGCCTCCAGCCCATCCCATGCCAAACAAAAACCGTCATGACGGACACATCAACGATGAG GGGCCAGGTTTCATTTATCGACCACAATCAGAGCAGAACTTGATAGATGGAAGGATGACCAGTGCACATTATTCTCTGGAAAATTCCAATGTCACGGTCAtcaatgcttgtgatttgttcaaGCAGCCGCTTCGTGGTTCACGCCCTGACCATATTGTTGTCATCCTCAGAGGGCTTCCAG GTAGTGGAAAGAGTTATCTGGCAAAGGCATTGCGCGATCTTGAAGTTGATAATGGTGCAAATGCGCCTAGGATACACTCCATGGATGATTATTTCATGATTGAAGTTGAGAAG AAAGTGGAAGACACTGAAGGCCCTAAATCTTCTAGTGCATCAAAAGGGAGGAGGCAGTTGACTAAGAAAGTAATTGAGTATTGTTATGAGCCAGAAATGGAGGAG ACTTACAGGTCAAGCATGTTGAAGGCATTTTCAAAGACCCTTGATGAAGGAAATTTTACATTTGTGATTG TGGATGACCGCAATCTGCGGGTAGCTGATTTTGCTCAATTTTGGGCAACTGCGAAG AAATCAGGCTATGAGGTGTACTTGCTGGAGGCACCATACAAGGATCCAACG GGCTGTGCTGCAAGGAATGTGCATGGATTTACATTGGATGAGATAAAAAAGATGGCAGCGGACTGGGAGGAGGCTCCACCATTATATCTGCAGCTAGATATACAT TCATTATTCCATGATGATAACCTTCGTGGCCATTCTATACAAGAG GTAGATATGGACACTGAGGATGTTGATGATGCTAATGACGCAACTAGCATCATTGCTGAGAGCTCGCAGAAGGCTGTACAGGATCCACCAAACGAAG TGATGTCTGTAGGCTTCTCAAAGCCAGGGGAGGAGTGGAACTCAGAAGTAGAAGATGGCCTGGATAGTTTAAAAGAACTAGGACAGAGTAAATGGTCAAAAGATTTTGAGGATGAAACCACAAAGTCCGAGAATACAGAGGAAAACACACATGCTCTTTCTGGCCTGGCCCGGACATATAGCACAGGACGCAAAAATGTCAGTTGGGGTGATCGG CTTGAAAAGGGTGGGTTTTCCATTTATGCAACTAAAAGAAAACTTACTTCGTCACTAATCATAGGGCCTGGATCAGGGTACAATTTG GTATCCAACCCCTTGGCTGAAGATAGTTCCACAGGTACAAAAGGGAAGACGAATAACGAGACCAAAAAACGGTTCAGTGAACAACTTCGTGACGAAGGTGAATCCTTCAGGGCAGTTTTTGACAAGACAAAGCAGCACATTGGAGTTTTTGAGAATGGAGATGAGGAATAA
- the LOC100276773 gene encoding uncharacterized protein isoform X2 gives MDHHWRFPAVAGADFCPGPGFIYRPQSEQNLIDGRMTSAHYSLENSNVTVINACDLFKQPLRGSRPDHIVVILRGLPGSGKSYLAKALRDLEVDNGANAPRIHSMDDYFMIEVEKKVEDTEGPKSSSASKGRRQLTKKVIEYCYEPEMEETYRSSMLKAFSKTLDEGNFTFVIVDDRNLRVADFAQFWATAKKSGYEVYLLEAPYKDPTGCAARNVHGFTLDEIKKMAADWEEAPPLYLQLDIHSLFHDDNLRGHSIQEVDMDTEDVDDANDATSIIAESSQKAVQDPPNEGFSKPGEEWNSEVEDGLDSLKELGQSKWSKDFEDETTKSENTEENTHALSGLARTYSTGRKNVSWGDRLEKGGFSIYATKRKLTSSLIIGPGSGYNLVSNPLAEDSSTGTKGKTNNETKKRFSEQLRDEGESFRAVFDKTKQHIGVFENGDEE, from the exons ATGGACCATCATTGGCGCTTCCCTGCGGTCGCCGGCGCCGATTTCTGCCCG GGGCCAGGTTTCATTTATCGACCACAATCAGAGCAGAACTTGATAGATGGAAGGATGACCAGTGCACATTATTCTCTGGAAAATTCCAATGTCACGGTCAtcaatgcttgtgatttgttcaaGCAGCCGCTTCGTGGTTCACGCCCTGACCATATTGTTGTCATCCTCAGAGGGCTTCCAG GTAGTGGAAAGAGTTATCTGGCAAAGGCATTGCGCGATCTTGAAGTTGATAATGGTGCAAATGCGCCTAGGATACACTCCATGGATGATTATTTCATGATTGAAGTTGAGAAG AAAGTGGAAGACACTGAAGGCCCTAAATCTTCTAGTGCATCAAAAGGGAGGAGGCAGTTGACTAAGAAAGTAATTGAGTATTGTTATGAGCCAGAAATGGAGGAG ACTTACAGGTCAAGCATGTTGAAGGCATTTTCAAAGACCCTTGATGAAGGAAATTTTACATTTGTGATTG TGGATGACCGCAATCTGCGGGTAGCTGATTTTGCTCAATTTTGGGCAACTGCGAAG AAATCAGGCTATGAGGTGTACTTGCTGGAGGCACCATACAAGGATCCAACG GGCTGTGCTGCAAGGAATGTGCATGGATTTACATTGGATGAGATAAAAAAGATGGCAGCGGACTGGGAGGAGGCTCCACCATTATATCTGCAGCTAGATATACAT TCATTATTCCATGATGATAACCTTCGTGGCCATTCTATACAAGAG GTAGATATGGACACTGAGGATGTTGATGATGCTAATGACGCAACTAGCATCATTGCTGAGAGCTCGCAGAAGGCTGTACAGGATCCACCAAACGAAG GCTTCTCAAAGCCAGGGGAGGAGTGGAACTCAGAAGTAGAAGATGGCCTGGATAGTTTAAAAGAACTAGGACAGAGTAAATGGTCAAAAGATTTTGAGGATGAAACCACAAAGTCCGAGAATACAGAGGAAAACACACATGCTCTTTCTGGCCTGGCCCGGACATATAGCACAGGACGCAAAAATGTCAGTTGGGGTGATCGG CTTGAAAAGGGTGGGTTTTCCATTTATGCAACTAAAAGAAAACTTACTTCGTCACTAATCATAGGGCCTGGATCAGGGTACAATTTG GTATCCAACCCCTTGGCTGAAGATAGTTCCACAGGTACAAAAGGGAAGACGAATAACGAGACCAAAAAACGGTTCAGTGAACAACTTCGTGACGAAGGTGAATCCTTCAGGGCAGTTTTTGACAAGACAAAGCAGCACATTGGAGTTTTTGAGAATGGAGATGAGGAATAA
- the LOC100276773 gene encoding uncharacterized protein LOC100276773 yields MDHHWRFPAVAGADFCPVCSVRHFPFCPPPPLPPHPFPYDLQPPPPPPPPNPFPYDFHPPPPPPLMWAPPPPGPHDPRSYDLPGWEGPHKRMRLGEAPPFDPYDFVPPPPPGRASVEGDRLLGLIRDHGRNPLPGCLPDGGFGYGGGRLYPRQGCDFADFDQKLPPPMLNDNGFGQGFVPDEGPHRKYFDGANHHFHQFHPEPLPGAPLHPPLPRYPDPHGSHAWHVEAGAVPRPAEPPFPSNHDYRAAPPRLTANSSLFPVLSGSPTTENFPSTAGTLPPAHPMPNKNRHDGHINDEGPGFIYRPQSEQNLIDGRMTSAHYSLENSNVTVINACDLFKQPLRGSRPDHIVVILRGLPGSGKSYLAKALRDLEVDNGANAPRIHSMDDYFMIEVEKKVEDTEGPKSSSASKGRRQLTKKVIEYCYEPEMEETYRSSMLKAFSKTLDEGNFTFVIVDDRNLRVADFAQFWATAKKSGYEVYLLEAPYKDPTGCAARNVHGFTLDEIKKMAADWEEAPPLYLQLDIHSLFHDDNLRGHSIQEVDMDTEDVDDANDATSIIAESSQKAVQDPPNEGFSKPGEEWNSEVEDGLDSLKELGQSKWSKDFEDETTKSENTEENTHALSGLARTYSTGRKNVSWGDRLEKGGFSIYATKRKLTSSLIIGPGSGYNLVSNPLAEDSSTGTKGKTNNETKKRFSEQLRDEGESFRAVFDKTKQHIGVFENGDEE; encoded by the exons ATGGACCATCATTGGCGCTTCCCTGCGGTCGCCGGCGCCGATTTCTGCCCGGTCTGTTCCGTGCGTCACTTCCCCTTCTGCCCACCGCCGCCTCTCCCGCCGCATCCCTTCCCCTACGACCTCCAGCCGCCGCCACCCCCTCCCCCGCCGAACCCCTTCCCATACGACTTCCACCCGCCGCCCCCACCGCCGCTGATGTGGGCCCCTCCACCTCCTGGGCCGCACGACCCGCGTTCCTACGATCTCCCCGGCTGGGAGGGGCCTCACAAGCGGATGCGCCTGGGCGAGGCGCCACCGTTCGATCCGTACGACTTTGTGCCTCCACCGCCGCCAGGAAGGGCTTCTGTGGAGGGCGATCGGCTGCTCGGCCTGATCCGGGACCATGGCCGCAATCCACTTCCCGGTTGTCTACCTGACGGCGGCTTTGGTTACGGAGGAGGTAGATTATATCCCCGGCAAGGATGTGATTTTGCGGATTTCGACCAAAAGTTGCCACCTCCCATGCTGAATGATAATGGCTTCGGACAAGGTTTTGTGCCAGACGAAGGCCCTCACCGAAAGTATTTTGACGGTGCCAATCACCATTTCCATCAGTTCCACCCAGAGCCATTGCCTGGTGCGCCGCTGCACCCTCCACTGCCTCGCTACCCTGATCCCCATGGTTCACATGCTTGGCATGTTGAGGCAGGTGCTGTGCCACGGCCAGCAGAGCCTCCATTCCCCTCTAACCATGATTACCGTGCTGCACCGCCACGGTTGACTGCAAATTCATCATTGTTTCCTGTCCTTTCTGGTTCGCCAACAACGGAAAATTTTCCATCAACCGCTGGTACCTTGCCTCCAGCCCATCCCATGCCAAACAAAAACCGTCATGACGGACACATCAACGATGAG GGGCCAGGTTTCATTTATCGACCACAATCAGAGCAGAACTTGATAGATGGAAGGATGACCAGTGCACATTATTCTCTGGAAAATTCCAATGTCACGGTCAtcaatgcttgtgatttgttcaaGCAGCCGCTTCGTGGTTCACGCCCTGACCATATTGTTGTCATCCTCAGAGGGCTTCCAG GTAGTGGAAAGAGTTATCTGGCAAAGGCATTGCGCGATCTTGAAGTTGATAATGGTGCAAATGCGCCTAGGATACACTCCATGGATGATTATTTCATGATTGAAGTTGAGAAG AAAGTGGAAGACACTGAAGGCCCTAAATCTTCTAGTGCATCAAAAGGGAGGAGGCAGTTGACTAAGAAAGTAATTGAGTATTGTTATGAGCCAGAAATGGAGGAG ACTTACAGGTCAAGCATGTTGAAGGCATTTTCAAAGACCCTTGATGAAGGAAATTTTACATTTGTGATTG TGGATGACCGCAATCTGCGGGTAGCTGATTTTGCTCAATTTTGGGCAACTGCGAAG AAATCAGGCTATGAGGTGTACTTGCTGGAGGCACCATACAAGGATCCAACG GGCTGTGCTGCAAGGAATGTGCATGGATTTACATTGGATGAGATAAAAAAGATGGCAGCGGACTGGGAGGAGGCTCCACCATTATATCTGCAGCTAGATATACAT TCATTATTCCATGATGATAACCTTCGTGGCCATTCTATACAAGAG GTAGATATGGACACTGAGGATGTTGATGATGCTAATGACGCAACTAGCATCATTGCTGAGAGCTCGCAGAAGGCTGTACAGGATCCACCAAACGAAG GCTTCTCAAAGCCAGGGGAGGAGTGGAACTCAGAAGTAGAAGATGGCCTGGATAGTTTAAAAGAACTAGGACAGAGTAAATGGTCAAAAGATTTTGAGGATGAAACCACAAAGTCCGAGAATACAGAGGAAAACACACATGCTCTTTCTGGCCTGGCCCGGACATATAGCACAGGACGCAAAAATGTCAGTTGGGGTGATCGG CTTGAAAAGGGTGGGTTTTCCATTTATGCAACTAAAAGAAAACTTACTTCGTCACTAATCATAGGGCCTGGATCAGGGTACAATTTG GTATCCAACCCCTTGGCTGAAGATAGTTCCACAGGTACAAAAGGGAAGACGAATAACGAGACCAAAAAACGGTTCAGTGAACAACTTCGTGACGAAGGTGAATCCTTCAGGGCAGTTTTTGACAAGACAAAGCAGCACATTGGAGTTTTTGAGAATGGAGATGAGGAATAA